One Fusarium poae strain DAOMC 252244 chromosome 4, whole genome shotgun sequence DNA window includes the following coding sequences:
- a CDS encoding hypothetical protein (TransMembrane:11 (o36-57i114-132o183-203i446-469o489-517i538-559o584-612i633-654o660-677i698-718o724-743i)~BUSCO:6674at5125) yields the protein MSLEMIMMDGGEEHKGKCSGDAAVKPDLGKNLEVQLVLSLAIGISAFFLFCFLRPRWPALYAARKRRLDHRLGLPNLSNSTFGWIPTLYRITEEQVLASAGLDAFVFLSFFKMAIRLFVIMAFLATLILWPINHIYEGFRVPMGGGGRGDTKAFDAFYDNPSYVDILKGKGDGEDKSWIKTWMWAYVFFTYFFVGLTIYYLNLETHRIIKFRQDYLGSQSTVTDRTFRLTGIPEDLRSEEAIKNLIEKLEIGTVEKVMICRDWKKLDDLVDARDTALRCLEGAWATFLKHQRQTTKDNGSQRIGGNGVSQIGPQDDGDGETAGENGRLLDSQQQPWDSGDEGRPKVNIRYGTLGLRSRNVDAIDYYEERLRRLDAKVTEARKQSYTPTDMAIVTMDSVASCQMAIQARIDPRPGRLLTKLTPAPSDLVWRNTYAPRGIRRLRSWTVTVLITIVTLIFITPTAFLAGLLTPCAINEAAPALGKWLREHTIIYSLASSGLPALVVSLLNVAVPYLYDFLSNQQGMISQGDVELSVISKNYFFTFFNTFFVFAISTSSLAWWSQLQKFAKDTSQIPQAIAKDVEELAIFYTCFIMLQGIGLMPFRILEAGSVFLHPFLKWLSKTPRDALELKKPPVFQYGFFLPTSLLVFNLCIIYSVLNFGFIILIIGLIYFVLGYFAFKYMVLYAMDQPQHATGGAWRIICYRVIVGLLVFELVMVGRIATGEAFIQSACILPLIPLSVWYSYYIKRRYEPLTKYIALRAIRADEDSDDAAAMDDAFEDEDIVRPSQALLRRGSTLDEYKERGMQFVNPSLVAPLPQPWIYDEPPPPIVTEDTQSTQESQRPILQGVDSTLGIGDENVWRDNGGNNV from the exons ATGTCTCTCGAGATGATCATGATGGACGGGGGTGAGGAACATAAAGGAAAATGCTCAGGAGATGCCGCAGTCAAACCTGATCTCGGGAAGAACCTCGAGGTCCAGTTGGTATTGTCTTTGGCCATTGGTATTTCggccttctttctcttctgt TTTCTACGTCCACGATGGCCTGCCCTTTATGCTGCGCGAAAACGTCGCCTCGATCACCGACTCGGTCTACCTAATCTTTCCAATTCCACATTCGGATGGATACCTACACTCTACAGGATCACCGAAGAGCAAGTACTGGCTTCCGCTGGACTTGATGCCTTTGTG TTTCTTAGCTTCTTCAAGATGGCCATTCGGCTCTTTGTTATTATGGCATTCCTGGCGACCCTCATACTCTGGCCGATAAATCATATATATGAAGGCTTCAGGGTCCCCATGGGAGGTGGAGGTAGAGGTGATACTAAGGCCTTTGATGCGTTTTATGACAATCCGAGCTATGTCGATATACTCAAAGGCAAGGGCGATGGTGAAGATAAGAGCTGGATAAAGACCTGGATGTGGGCTTATGTTTTCTTCACCTACTTCTTTGTCGGGCTGACGATCTACTATCTTAACCTCGAGACCCATCGCATTATTAAGTTTCGCCAGGACTATCTTGGTTCCCAATCCACCGTTACGGATAGGACATTTCGCCTTACCGGAATACCAGAAGATCTTCGATCGGAAGAAGCAATCAAGAACCTCATTGAGAAATTGGAGATCGGCACTGTCGAGAAGGTTATGATTTGCCGGGATTGGAAAAAGCTGGATGATCTTGTGGATGCGAGAGACACTGCACTGAGATGCCTCGAGGGTGCCTGGGCCACCTTTCTCAAACACCAGCGGCAAACGACAAAAGACAACGGGTCTCAGAGAATAGGTGGTAATGGAGTATCCCAAATTGGTCCTCAAGATGACGGAGATGGCGAGACAGCTGGAGAGAATGGGCGACTCTTGGAttctcagcaacagcccTGGGATTCAGGAGATGAAGGGAGGCCCAAAGTCAACATACGTTATGGTACTCTTGGTCTGCGATCACGCAATGTGGATGCCATCGATTACTACGAGGAACGACTTCGAAGATTAGATGCTAAGGTCACCGAGGCTCGCAAGCAGTCGTACACACCCACAGACATGGCGATTGTTACCATGGACTCTGTTGCATCGTGTCAAATGGCCATCCAAGCACGCATCGACCCCAGACCGGGACGCCTTTTGACAAAGCTAACTCCGGCACCTTCGGACCTTGTCTGGAGGAATACGTACGCTCCGCGTGGTATCCGCCGTCTTAGATCTTGGACTGTGACAGTCCTCATCACGATCGTCACTCTTATCTTCATCACCCCTACAGCTTTCTTGGCTGGTTTGTTGACCCCATGTGCAATCAACGAGGCAGCGCCTGCACTAGGTAAATGGCTGAGAGAACACACCATTATCTATTCTCTGGCCTCAAGCGGCTTACCAGCACTGGTCGTCTCACTTCTTaacgttgctgttccctacTTGTACGATTTTCTCTCCAACCAGCAAGGAATGATCTCACAAGGAGACGTGGAGCTCTCAGTGATTTCCAAAAACTATTTCTTTACCTTCTTCAATACCTTTTTCGTCTTTGCGATCTCAACGTCTTCACTCGCATGGTGGAGTCAGTTGCAGAAGTTTGCCAAAGACACAAGCCAGATCCCACAAGCCATAGCCAAGGATGTGGAGGAGCTTGCAATTTTCTATACTTGCTTCATCATGCTGCAGGGCATCGGTCTCATGCCCTTCCGAATCCTCGAGGCAGGAAGCGTGTTCCTCCACCCTTTCCTCAAATGGCTTTCCAAAACACCTCGCGATGCTCTTGAGCTCAAGAAGCCCCCTGTTTTCCAGTATGGCTTCTTCCTCCCCACTTCACTGCTCGTATTCAACCTGTGCATCATCTACAGTGTTCTGAATTTTGGCTTTATCATTCTCATTATCGGATTGATTTACTTCGTCCTGGGCTATTTTGCTTTCAAGTACATGGTACTTTACGCGATGGATCAGCCTCAACATGCTACCGGGGGCGCGTGGAGAATAATATGCTACCGCGTCATCGTTGGACTACTTGTTTTTGAGCTTGTTATGGTGGGCCGAATTGCCACCGGGGAGGCATTCATTCAATCTGCCTGCATCCTACCGCTGATTCCGCTTTCCGTTTGGTATAGCTATTACATCAAGCGCCGGTATGAACCTTTGACTAAGTACATTGCCCTTCGCGCGATCAGAGCAGACGAGGACTCAGATGATGCGGCTGCGATGGACGATGCAttcgaagacgaggatatAGTCCGACCTTCGCAGGCGCTTCTTCGCCGAGGAAGTACACTGGACGAGTATAAAGAGAGGGGAATGCAGTTTGTTAACCCTAGCCTTGTTGCTCC ACTTCCACAGCCATGGATTTACGATGAGCCGCCTCCCCCAATCGTTACAGAGGATACGCAGTCGACACAAGAGAGCCAGCGACCCATTCTGCAGGGTGTTGATAGCACGCTTGGCATAGGGGATGAGAATGTCTGGCGAGACAACGGTGGAAATAATGTTTAA
- a CDS encoding hypothetical protein (TransMembrane:12 (i134-159o171-190i202-223o235-252i259-278o290-315i360-385o405-424i445-466o472-493i505-526o538-558i)), with translation MDQPNSSRSSTTLDNGTHTDETTFAPLNTHQSTMSRVRRSLSHSHSNSRDDSQKEHRDPDLDIDLPYRTLSANANLDEYRVEVPGGAIPGPVQPEEIARKSTNHEPGTERRYKLVTFTPGDPENPKNWSKAYKWWCTMCVALTCFVVAFCSSVITADIAGVTRDLNVSNELALASISLFVVGFGVGPMAFAPLSEIYGRRIIYGSTLFIAFIFIIPCAVANNIETLLVCRAIDGIAFSAPMTLVGGTLADLWKNEERGVPMAAFSAAPFIGPAIGPLVGGFLSDAAGWRWLYWIQLILAFVVWVLITFTVPETYAPTILARRARKLRAETGETDHVTEQELDLRPISERLRIFLIRPFQLLFGELIVCLISLYMSVLYGLLYMFFVAYPIIYQKGKGYSAGKTGLMFIPIAVGVIMSAFCAPFVNNHYITLVKKHNGNPPAEVRLIPMMISCWCIPIGLFIFAWTSYADLSWAGPAMGGFPVGFGFIFLYNSANNYLVDSYQHQAASALAAKTCIRSFWGAAVVLFTEQMYERLGDQWASTLLAFIGLACCAIPFMFWKYGAKIRERSKYAYAGEDESVDDIEKVKSRNASGGQVRNDSDDEDLRRARSYVSNP, from the exons ATGGACCAACCAAACTCAAGTAGATCCTCGACAACCCTCGATAATGGGACTCATACAGACGAAACAACATTTGCTCCCTTGAACACTCACCAGAGCACAATGTCTCGTGTCCGCCGCTCCCTCTCTCACAGCCACTCCAACTCAAGAGACGATTCCCAAAAGGAACATCGAGATCCAGACCTCGATATAGATCTCCCCTACCGTACCCTCAGCGCCAACGCCAACCTCGATGAATACCGCGTTGAAGTCCCCGGTGGTGCCATCCCCGGTCCCGTCCAGCCTGAAGAGATCGCCCGAAAATCCACAAACCACGAGCCTGGAACAGAACGTCGCTACAAGCTCGTTACCTTCACTCCGGGAGACCCTGAGAACCCCAAGAACTGGAGCAAGGCGTACAAGTGGTGGTGTACCATGTGTGTTGCGCTGACTTGCTTCGTTGTTGCCTTTTGCTCGTCCGTCATCACTGCTGATATCGCTGGTGTGACGAGGGATCTCAATGTTAGCAATGAGCTTGCTCTTGCGAGTATCAGCCTGTTTGTTGTGGGTTTCGGTGTTGGCCCCATGGCTTTTGCGCCCTTGTCTGAGATTTACGGACGAAGGATTATCTATGGTTCTACTCTCTTCATTGCTTTCATCTTTATCATCCCATGCGCCGTGGCCAACAACATTGAGACTCTTCTCGTCTGCCGTGCCATTGACGGCATTGCTTTCTCTGCACCCATGACTCTCGTTGGTGGTACACTTGCCGATCTCTGGAAAAACGAAGAGCGTGGTGTTCCCATGGCCGCGTTCTCTGCCGCTCCCTTTATCGGCCCTGCTA TTGGTCCTCTCGTTGGTGGTTTCCTCTCCGACGCCGCTGGCTGGCGATGGCTCTACTGGATCCAGCTCATCCTCGCCTTCGTCGTATGGGTTCTCATCACCTTTACCGTCCCTGAGACCTACGCCCCGACTATCTTGGCCCGTCGTGCTCGCAAGCTCCGAGCCGAAACCGGGGAGACCGACCATGTAACTGAGCAAGAGCTCGATCTGCGCCCCATTTCCGAACGCCTTCgaatcttcctcatccgacCTTTCCAGCTCCTATTTGGTGAACTTATTGTGTGTCTTATTTCTCTGTACATGAGTGTCCTCTACGGTCTCTTGTACATGTTTTTCGTCGCCTACCCCATTATCTATCAAAAGGGCAAGGGATACTCTGCTGGAAAGACTGGTCTCATGTTCATTCCCATTGCAGTGGGTGTTATTATGTCTGCTTTCTGTGCCCCCTTCGTCAACAACCACTACATTACGCTTGTGAAGAAGCACAACGGCAATCCTCCCGCTGAGGTCCGTCTAATTCCCATGATGATTTCATGCTGGTGCATCCCCATTGGTCTTTTCATCTTTGCCTGGACTTCCTACGCAGATCTCTCCTGGGCCGGTCCAGCGATGGGTGGTTTCCCTGTCGGTTTCGGCTTCATCTTCCTCTACAACTCTGCCAACAACTACCTAGTCGATTCCTACCAGCACCAAGCCGCTTCTGCTCTCGCCGCAAAGACTTGTATCCGAAGTTTCTGGGGTGCTGCCGTTGTTCTCTTCACTGAGCAGATGTACGAACGTCTCGGCGATCAGTGGGCCTCAACTCTTCTGGCATTTATCGGTCTTGCTTGCTGTGCTATTCccttcatgttctggaaATACGGTGCTAAGATCCGTGAGCGTAGCAAGTACGCTTACGCCGGCGAAGACGAGAgcgttgatgatattgaAAAGGTCAAGAGCCGCAACGCTTCGGGCGGTCAGGTTCGCAATGATTCCGATGACGAAGACTTGCGCCGTGCTCGAAGCTACGTGAGCAATccttaa
- a CDS encoding hypothetical protein (TransMembrane:14 (i57-80o100-119i131-148o160-177i189-207o219-241i266-292o304-322i342-359o379-400i407-428o434-459i471-494o548-566i)), which yields MATPTSPVQAQSGFEKQIQPEDHVINDFSSKDKGNDSDDDSETKQDGVKRVEAITKIWTPGMMWAVFIFLYLVNFVDTLLEAVHSSLVPYVTSSFNQHGLLAITSVFGSIIAGVSKLAIAKIIDIRGRNEGFLLMILIIILGMIMKACCQNVETYAAGHTFYWVGHVGLSYIIDVVLSDMTTLRNRMIMFGLYMSPRLASTFGGPTIADLFYKHSTYRWAFGSFCIILVFFSIPVSAIFMYHEIKAKKLGHIPEKSQRSVWGSTKYYFVEFDVVGMVLTIAGFSLILTPLNIATRAPNGWKTDYIIAMLVVGVVCLVGFAAWEKWYAKAPYVPFKFLKDRTIIGACLLSAFLNMSLFAWDTYYNSYLQVVHGFSIATAGYTLNAFSVTSTILAPFIGLFLRWYGRYYWPAVFGIPWCVLGTALLIHFRQPGNDIGYLVMCQVFHGVCGGIWAMTGPLAIMTQVTHQEIAVVLALYSMFGSIGQAIGFGISGALWTNDLPREMYNALPQDSKNQTAALYGDMKLQMADPIGTPIRDAVIYAYGVVQREMVIAGCAFLPLICVCVLVWRNKPIDKQQTKGNVF from the exons ATGGCCACTCCTACCAGCCCCGTGCAAGCGCAGAGTGGCTTCGAAAAGCAGATCCAGCCTGAAGATCATGTTATCAATGACTTCTCCAGCAAGGACAAGGGGAATGACTCCGACGATGACTCTGAGACTAAGCAAGATGGTGTCAAGCGTGTCGAGGCCATAACAAAGATCTGGACTCCTGGTATGATGTGGGCTGTCTTCATCTT CTTGTACTTGGTCAACTTTGTTGATACCCTTCTTGAGGCTGTTCATTCTAGTCTGGTGCCATATGTTACATCTTCTTTCAACCAGCACGGTCTCCTAGCCATCACCAGCGTTTTTGGGAGTATTATTGCTGGAGTTTCCAAGCTCGCAATCGCTAAGATCATCGATATCCGTGGGCGCAACGAGGGTTTCCTACTGATgattctcatcatcatccttggaATGATCATGAAGGCTTGCTGCCAGAATGTCGAGACCTATGCCGCTGGGCATACATTTTACTGGGTTGGACACGTCGGTCTGAGCTACATCATCGATGTTGTTCTTTCGGACATGACCACTCTTCGCAATCGCATGATCATGTTTGGTCTTTACATGAGCCCCCGGCTTGCTTCAACATTTGGAGGCCCTACCATTGCCGACCTCTTTTACAAGCATTCGACCTACCGGTGGGCCTTTGGCTCGTTTTGCATCATTCTGGTTTTCTTTTCTATCCCCGTCTCTGCCATTTTCATGTACCATGAAATCAAGGCAAAGAAGCTTGGCCACATACCCGAGAAGAGCCAGCGCAGTGTTTGGGGGTCCACCAAATACTATTTCGTCGAGTTTGACGTTGTCGGTATGGTCCTAACTATTGCTGGCTTCTCTTTGATCTTGACACCACTCAACATTGCCACTCGAGCGCCCAACGGATGGAAAACCGACTACATAATTGCCATGCTTGTTGTCGGTGTTGTCTGCCTTGTTGGTTTTGCTGCCTGGGAGAAGTGGTATGCCAAGGCTCCCTATGTTCCCTTCAAGTTCCTCAAGGATCGAACCATTATCGGAGCTTGCCTTCTCAGTGCTTTCCTGAACATGTCTCTCTTCGCTTGGGACACCTACTACAACTCCTACCTTCAGGTGGTTCACGGCTTCAGTATTGCTACTGCCGGATACACACTCAACGCCTTCTCTGTTACTTCCACCATTCTAGCCCCTTTTATCGGACT CTTTCTTCGTTGGTACGGGCGATACTACTGGCCCGCTGTTTTTGGAATTCCCTGGTGTGTTCTCGGCACTGCTCTCCTCATTCACTTCCGACAGCCTGGCAACGATATTGGGTACCTTGTCATGTGCCAGGTTTTCCATGGTGTTTGCGGTGGTATCTGGGCCATGACTGGACCTCTTGCCATCATGACCCAGGTCACTCACCAGGAGATTGCTGTTGTCTTGGCTCTCTATTCCATGTTTGGCTCCATTGGCCAGGCTATCGGATTTGGCATTTCAGGTGCTCTGTGGACCAACGATCTACCTAGAGAGATGTATAATGCTCTTCCTCAGGACTCCAAGAACCAGACTGCTGCCCTCTACGGCGATATGAAACTCCAGATGGCCGACCCTATCGGCACTCCTATCAGAGATGCTGTTATTTACGCCTATGGTGTTGTCCAACGCGAGATGGTCATCGCCGGCTGCGCTTTCCTGCCTCTGATCTGTGTTTGCGTTCTTGTCTGGCGTAACAAGCCCATTGACAAGCAGCAGACCAAAGGAAACGTCTTTTAG